The Dama dama isolate Ldn47 chromosome X, ASM3311817v1, whole genome shotgun sequence nucleotide sequence GACCACAAAGTGAAGAACAGCCTTCAGACCACCCTATGGGCGAGATGACCGGCTGGATGCGGCCCTAGTGTGGGCACTGGCCGAGACAGAAGGGCCAGCACTGGCTGCAGCAGAAATGCCAGGCATGGCTGAGGCAGGATGCTCAGCCTGGGCTGCAGCAGAAGGGCCATCCCAGACCGAGACAGAAATGCCTGCAGTATCCCAGACAGACGTGCCAGCCCAGCCCGAGGCAGAAGTGCCAACGCTGGCTACAGCTCTGGGGCTGGTGCTCTCTACTTCCTCTTCGGAAGACTCCTCAAAATGCTCCAGGAAGGTAGCAGGGACCGTATCATTGACCTTGGCCAAAAACTCCAGGACTTTCATCTTGTTGGATTCCATGAGTGCTTTCcgaccccacaggaactcatagcgAGGGGGATCACTGCCTGGCACCTGGCGGTACTCCACGTACTCTTCCCGCACCAGATCTTCTGTGAGGAACTTTCTggtatctccaaagatgaagtgcCTTCTTCCATCATAGATGCCCAGAAAATTCAGGATCTTCCAGATCTTCTCCTCAGAGAGGCGGTGGCCATTCAAGTAGATGACACCCAGAAGAGGCATCAGAAGACCATTCTTCGGCAGCCCCCGGTCACCTCTCATAGACTCACTGTCGCTGAGATCTAGGTTGCTCACCAGGATATAGGAGTGACCATTGGGCCTGACTTCCTTCAGGACCAGGCCAAACACCATCTCTATGTGCTCAGAGGCTCTCCTGAGGATCTCAGGGAATTGCCCCCTGTACCTTTTATTGATTGCCTTCAGCATTTCGGACCTCTTAATGAGCTCCCTCCCCTTATACTTATACAGCATCTTCTGTAGCAACACCTCGACGTTCTTGGTCAGAGGATCTGTGTGAGAGCTCTCAGCAGCAGCTGAGGCCTGGGAGGAATTTTCACCTCCCTGACCTTGGCCCTCGGCACCTACACCAGCTCTTGAGCGTGCTGTGGCACCGACACGagctcttgagcgtgctgcaccacagacatcagctcttgagcgtgctgcaGCACCGACATCAGCTCTTGAGCTTGCTGCACAACAGACTTCAGCTCTTGAGCATGCTGCAGCACTGACATCAGCTCTTGAGCATGCTGCAGCACCGACatcagctcttgagcgtgctgcaGCACCGATATCAGCTCTTGAGTATGCTGTAGCACCGACatcagctcttgagcgtgctgcaccAAAGAAAGcagctcttgagcgtgctgcaGCACTGACATCAGCTCTTGCACATGCTGCACCACAGACatcagctcttgagcgtgctgcaGCACTGACatcagctcttgagcgtgctgcaccacagacatcagctcttgagcgtgctgcaGCATGGACACCAAATCTTTTGGGTATAGCACCTGCGGCAGCACTGGTGGTGCCTTGGGCTCCCTGAGGCTCCTTCGGGGTGCCAGCAGCTGAGGAGCTTGAGGGAGCACTCTCTAAATCAGGAGGGGACGAGGAGGTGGTCTCTTCTCCCCCAGATGTGGTGGCTTCATCATGAAGACCCTGGGTCTCAGCCCGGGCCTGGTGATGTTTCTCATGACCACGGACCCTACTCTTCTGCCTACGGGGCATGATGGCCGTGGACAGGAACTACAGGCAGGAGTCTGGGTCAAAGGACAGGAGATTGGTGCACCTGGAGGATGGAGAA carries:
- the LOC133051830 gene encoding melanoma-associated antigen B2-like; this translates as MPRRQKSRVRGHEKHHQARAETQGLHDEATTSGGEETTSSSPPDLESAPSSSSAAGTPKEPQGAQGTTSAAAGAIPKRFARVGATARSRAGVGAEGQGQGGENSSQASAAAESSHTDPLTKNVEVLLQKMLYKYKGRELIKRSEMLKAINKRYRGQFPEILRRASEHIEMVFGLVLKEVRPNGHSYILVSNLDLSDSESMRGDRGLPKNGLLMPLLGVIYLNGHRLSEEKIWKILNFLGIYDGRRHFIFGDTRKFLTEDLVREEYVEYRQVPGSDPPRYEFLWGRKALMESNKMKVLEFLAKVNDTVPATFLEHFEESSEEEVESTSPRAVASVGTSASGWAGTSVWDTAGISVSVWDGPSAAAQAEHPASAMPGISAAASAGPSVSASAHTRAASSRSSRP